The Candidatus Obscuribacterales bacterium genome includes a window with the following:
- a CDS encoding FAD-dependent oxidoreductase: MSQPQRSPHKVVIIGGGFGGLYAAQELNHASVEVTLIDKRNFHLFQPLLYQVATGGLSPGDISSPLRAVLSHQRNT, encoded by the coding sequence ATGTCACAACCTCAGCGATCGCCCCATAAAGTTGTCATCATCGGCGGTGGATTTGGCGGCCTGTATGCTGCTCAGGAACTCAACCATGCATCTGTTGAGGTCACGTTGATCGACAAACGTAACTTCCACCTGTTCCAACCCTTGCTCTACCAAGTGGCGACCGGCGGCTTGTCTCCCGGTGATATTTCCTCGCCGCTGCGGGCAGTCCTCAGCCACCAACGCAATAC